CCCTGGCCGAAAAGCTACATCTGCAAGAAGAGGTGTTAAATGCAAATCATACTGGCTTATTTGAGTGGAAAATAGGCACTAAAGAGTTTTACCTTAGATTTCCGTGGCAAAAGGTAGTAGGGGAAAGTGTAGCTGTAGAAAAAGACTTCAGTCAACTATTAGATTTGATCGTGCCTGAACAACGTTTCAGAGTAAAGCGTATGTTTTGGCGCATGAGCAAGGCAAAGCAGGAAAGGGAGCAAATGATCGTACATATGCCCGAAAAAAGTACGGATCAGCGTAATATTTCACTTCTCATAAAAACAGCCCTGGTATATGACGAAAATAAAAAGCCCTCTAATATAGTTGGTACCTTATTAGTGCTGGATGGGCCTTCCTATACAGAATGGGAACAACTGGAGCTGCTAGATCAGGTACCCTCTGCGGTGCTTATCGCAAATGCCGGAGGCAAACTAGCATACCTCAATATTAAGACTCAGCAGTTGCTTAGCAAGCTTAAACAGAAAAAGCCAACAGTAGAGCTGAGTGAGATAATAGGGCAAAGTGCCTGGCACTCATTGACAGAAAAGTTAAGAAGTCAGGAGCAGGTAGAGCACTTTATCTGCTCTCCGGAAGAGAATGTGTACTGGCATTTGAGCGCCAGCTTGAGGGGCAACGACCTCTTTGTGCTTATTATGGACATCTCGGAGCAGGAACAGTCTATACAGGAGTTACAGAAGGTTAACTTTGATCTGGACAACTTTGTCTACCACGCATCTCATGATCTAAGAGCACCTCTAAGGACTGTTTTAGGAATGCTCAGCATTCTAAAGTCTGAAACAAACAAGGAGCAACGTAAACGCTGTGTAGATCTTATAGAAGGGAGCATCAAAAGACTAGACACCTTGGTGGTAGACCTTCTTAGTATTTCCAGAAATAACCGTACAA
This window of the Porifericola rhodea genome carries:
- a CDS encoding sensor histidine kinase, whose protein sequence is MSRSPSSDIDRKQQLDKLLNEKQQLEDAIARLKKEKFALAEKLHLQEEVLNANHTGLFEWKIGTKEFYLRFPWQKVVGESVAVEKDFSQLLDLIVPEQRFRVKRMFWRMSKAKQEREQMIVHMPEKSTDQRNISLLIKTALVYDENKKPSNIVGTLLVLDGPSYTEWEQLELLDQVPSAVLIANAGGKLAYLNIKTQQLLSKLKQKKPTVELSEIIGQSAWHSLTEKLRSQEQVEHFICSPEENVYWHLSASLRGNDLFVLIMDISEQEQSIQELQKVNFDLDNFVYHASHDLRAPLRTVLGMLSILKSETNKEQRKRCVDLIEGSIKRLDTLVVDLLSISRNNRTKNPLVKINFMVEVNLAVSNYYHVGNTKNLEITTKVSQPVPFVADLTRIRIVLNNIISNAIKYRRYYLQRSFIDIRIWVDHEAAHIEIEDNGEGIPEEKLSHIFDMFYRASEQSEGSGLGLYIVKDALDKLEGDIQVDSTFDQGTTFKLKIPNRYLGA